One window from the genome of Leptospira broomii serovar Hurstbridge str. 5399 encodes:
- a CDS encoding phosphoadenylyl-sulfate reductase has product MNPLELESKLKGLGLEESLVLIDKEFPGTAVFSTSFGLEDQAITHAIFSQNLGIRIFTLDTGRLFSETYELHKRTNGMYGKKILTFFPDTEIVEKLVNEKGPDSFYDSIENRKECCHIRKVVPLNRALEGAKLWITGIRSEQSGSRGDLPKVELDSSRDILKFHPILDWSWEETKSYVDTHRIPYNPLHDKGFPSIGCAPCTRAILPGEDLRAGRWWWENESTKECGLHWVDGKLVRKKGSQV; this is encoded by the coding sequence ATGAACCCTTTAGAGCTGGAGAGCAAGTTAAAAGGCCTCGGATTGGAAGAATCCTTGGTTCTGATCGACAAAGAATTTCCCGGCACTGCCGTTTTTTCAACGAGCTTCGGGCTAGAAGACCAAGCCATTACTCACGCTATATTTTCCCAAAATCTCGGGATTCGCATTTTCACATTAGATACCGGCAGACTTTTTAGCGAAACTTACGAACTACACAAACGAACGAATGGAATGTACGGGAAAAAAATCCTGACCTTCTTTCCGGATACGGAGATTGTAGAAAAACTCGTGAACGAGAAAGGACCCGACTCATTCTATGATTCCATAGAAAATCGTAAGGAATGCTGTCATATCCGTAAAGTGGTTCCTTTGAATCGAGCTTTAGAAGGCGCTAAATTATGGATTACGGGAATTCGAAGCGAACAATCCGGATCTCGCGGAGATTTGCCGAAAGTCGAATTGGATTCCTCGCGTGATATCCTCAAATTCCATCCCATCTTGGATTGGAGCTGGGAAGAGACTAAATCATACGTAGATACTCACCGAATTCCGTATAACCCGCTTCATGATAAAGGTTTTCCAAGCATCGGTTGCGCACCTTGCACTAGAGCGATACTTCCCGGAGAGGATCTTCGAGCCGGTCGCTGGTGGTGGGAAAATGAATCAACCAAAGAATGCGGATTACATTGGGTCGACGGAAAACTCGTACGTAAAAAAGGATCGCAAGTATGA
- the cysD gene encoding sulfate adenylyltransferase subunit CysD produces the protein MTTRTRLTHLQQLEAESIYILREVAAQFERPALLFSGGKDSITLVHLALKAFRPGKFPFPLVHIDTGHNFQEALDFRDRLAEKTGEKLIVRYVQDSIDQGKAVEEKGKFPSRNGIQTVTLLDTIAEFKFDACIGGARRDEEKARAKERVFSVRDEFGGWDPKLQRPELWNIYNGKIHVGENVRVFPISNWTELDVWEYIKTENMELPSLYFSHKREIVWRENLIFPVSKFINLDSNDKVEERTVRFRTVGDMTCTAAVESEANSLEDIIREIQTSRTTERGSRLDDRRSEAAMEERKRGGYF, from the coding sequence ATGACAACGCGGACTCGCTTAACGCATCTACAACAGTTAGAAGCGGAATCGATTTATATACTTAGGGAAGTTGCCGCCCAATTCGAGAGGCCGGCACTATTATTTTCCGGCGGAAAGGATTCTATCACACTGGTACATCTAGCCTTAAAAGCCTTTCGACCAGGGAAGTTTCCGTTTCCGTTAGTGCATATAGATACCGGGCATAATTTTCAGGAAGCATTAGATTTTCGTGATAGACTGGCCGAAAAAACCGGAGAGAAGTTAATCGTACGTTATGTCCAGGATTCCATCGACCAAGGAAAGGCGGTGGAAGAAAAAGGTAAATTTCCGAGTCGTAACGGCATTCAGACTGTAACTCTACTCGATACGATTGCCGAATTCAAATTCGACGCGTGTATCGGTGGAGCGAGAAGAGACGAGGAAAAGGCGAGAGCTAAAGAACGGGTTTTTTCCGTAAGAGACGAGTTTGGCGGTTGGGACCCGAAATTACAACGTCCCGAACTTTGGAATATATACAACGGTAAAATACATGTAGGTGAAAACGTTCGCGTTTTCCCCATAAGCAATTGGACCGAACTTGACGTTTGGGAATATATCAAAACCGAAAACATGGAACTTCCCTCGCTTTACTTCTCGCATAAACGGGAAATCGTATGGAGAGAAAATTTGATTTTCCCAGTTTCAAAATTCATCAATTTGGATTCGAACGATAAGGTTGAAGAACGAACCGTCCGGTTTCGGACAGTCGGAGATATGACCTGTACGGCAGCCGTGGAATCGGAGGCAAATTCGCTAGAGGATATCATTCGCGAAATACAAACCTCCCGTACGACGGAACGAGGCTCCCGTTTGGATGATCGAAGATCCGAAGCGGCTATGGAAGAACGTAAGCGCGGAGGTTATTTCTGA